In Populus nigra chromosome 1, ddPopNigr1.1, whole genome shotgun sequence, one genomic interval encodes:
- the LOC133680764 gene encoding ADP-ribosylation factor GTPase-activating protein AGD3-like isoform X1, translating to MHFTKLDDSPMFRKQMQSLEEDAESLRERSLKFYKGCRKYTEGLGEAYDGDIGFASALETFGGGHNDPISLAFGGPVMTKFTIALREIGTYKEVLRSQVEHMLNDRLLQYVNIDLHEVKEARKRFDKASLLYDQAREKFLSLRKGTRSDIATLLEEELHNARAAFEQARFNLVTAISNVEAKKRFEFLEAVSGTMDAHLRYFKQGYELLHQMEPYIHQVLTYAQQSRERSNYEQAALSERMQEYKRQIDRESRWSSNGSNGSPNGDGIQAIGRSSHKMIEAVMQSAAKGKVQTIRQGYLSKRSSSLRGDWKRRFFVLDNRGMLYYYRKQCSKPSGSGGQLSGQRNSSELGSGLLGRWLSSHHHGGVHDEKSVAHHTVNLLTSTIKVDADQSDLRFCFRIISPTKNYTLQAESALDQMDWIEKITGVIASLLSSQAPERCLSASPLGSSHHRSASESSSFESTDFDPSAVDEYTSERSLAALHERALRSSQQQRASAEKPIDVLQRVCGNDKCADCGAPEPDWASLNLGVLVCIECSGVHRNLGVHISKVRSLTLDVKVWELSVISLFQSLGNAFANSVWEELLQSRSALQAELIPSGSFKSDKPQLLFISKPNPADSISIKEKFIHAKYAEKAFVRKPRDHQSTRSVAQQIWEAVRANDKKAVYRLIVNHEADVSAVYEQASCSSSLTRAKTVLLQELANPDNCCSSYSTGNSLDRSSTISLNFPGTTEGQTLEDVDGCTLLHLACETADIGMLELLLQYGANINSTDSGGQTPLHRCILRGEAGLAKMLLTRGADPRAVNGKDKTPLELAVESKFDESEVLALLSDSNG from the exons atgcatttcacAAAGCTCGATGACTCTCCTATGTTTCGCAAGCAG ATGCAATCACTGGAAGAAGATGCCGAATCATTGAGGGAGAGAAGTTTAAAGTTCTACAAAGGATGTAGAAAATATAC TGAAGGGCTTGGAGAGGCATATGATGGGGACATTGGTTTTGCCAGTGCTTTAGAAACTTTTGGTGGAGGGCATAATGATCCTATTAGTTTGGCTTTTGGAG GCCCTGTTATGACCAAATTCACCATAGCCTTGAGAGAAATTGGGACATACAAGGAAGTTCTCCGATCCCAg gttGAGCACATGCTGAATGACAGATTACTACAATATGTCAACATTGATTTGCATGAGGTGAAG GAAGCAAGGAAGCGTTTTGACAAGGCTAGCCTTCTTTACGACCAG GCTCGTGAGAAGTTTCTGTCACTGAGGAAAGGCACGAGGTCTGATATAGCTACTCTTTTAGAGGAG GAGCTTCATAATGCAAGGGCTGCGTTTGAGCAAGCTCGCTTTAATTTA GTAACTGCTATTTCTAATGTCGAAGCAAAAAAGAGGTTCGAATTTTTGGAAGCAGTCAGTGGGACAATGGATGCTCATCTACGTTACTTCAAACAG GGCTATGAGCTTTTGCATCAAATGGAGCCATACATTCATcag GTTTTGACTTATGCTCAACAATCAAGAGAAAGGTCTAACTATGAGCAGGCAGCTCTCAGTGAGAGGATGCAAGAGTACAAGAGGCAGATTGATCGTGAGAGTAGATGGTCTTCCAATGGTTCTAATGGATCTCCAAATGGAGATGGTATACAAGCCATTGGTAGAAGTTCACACAAAATGATAGAGGCTGTTATGCAATCTGCTGCAAAGGGGAAG GTTCAAACTATTAGACAAGGTTATCTGTCAAAACGATCCTCTAGCTTGAGAGGTGACTGGAAAAGAAGATTTTTTGTTCTCGATAACCGAGGAATGCTTTATTACTATCGCAAACAGTGCAGCAAACCTTCT GGTTCTGGGGGTCAACTTTCTGGTCAAAGGAATAGCTCTGAGCTTGGATCTGGATTGTTGGGTCGGTGGCTTTCTTCTCACCATCATGGTGGAGTGCATGATGAAAAGTCTGTCGCTCATCACACCGTGAACCTTCTTACATCAACAATCAAAGTTGATGCTGATCAGTCAGATCTGCGATTTTGCTTCAGGATCATTTCACCAACAAAGAACTACACATTGCAG GCAGAGAGTGCACTGGATCAAATGGATTGGATTGAAAAGATAACTGGGGTTATTGCTTCACTACTTAGCTCTCAAGCACCTGAGAGG tGTCTCTCGGCTAGTCCCCTGGGAAGCAGTCATCATCGGTCTGCCAGTGAGAGTAGTTCATTTGAAAGTACTGATTTTGATCCTTCTGCTGTCGATGAATATACATCTGAGAGGAGCCTTGCCGCTTTACATGAACGAGCATTGAGAAGTTCACAACAGCAGCGAGCCAGTGCAGAGAAGCCGATTGATGTGTTGCAAAGAGTTTGTGGAAATGATAAATGTGCTGATTGTGGTGCCCCTGAACCAGATTGGGCATCTTTAAATCTTGGAGTTCTTGTTTGCATTGAATGTTCTGGTGTTCACCGTAATCTTGGTGTGCATATATCGAAG GTAAGGTCACTTACACTTGATGTCAAGGTGTGGGAGCTTTCGGTCATAAGTTTGTTCCAGTCTCTCGGAAATGCCTTTGCTAACTCAGTCTGGGAGGAATTATTGCAGTCAAGAAGTGCCTTGCAGGCTGAACTCATCCCCTCAGG CTCATTCAAGTCGGATAAACCGCAGCTGCTTTTTATCAGCAAACCCAATCCTGCTGACTCTATATCAATAAAGGAGAAGTTTATCCATGCAAAG TATGCAGAAAAGGCATTTGTTCGCAAGCCAAGAGACCACCAAAGTACTCGATCAGTGGCACAACAAATCTGGGAAGCTGTTCGTGCTAATGACAAGAAGGCTGTATACCGGCTTATTGTTAATCACGAAGCAGATGTCAGTGCTGTGTATGAGCAAGCATCTTGTAGCTCTTCCCTGACACGTGCTAAAACAGTGCTATTGCAAGAGCTGGCCAACCCTGACAATTGCTGCTCTAGCTACTCAACAGGGAATTCGTTGGATAGGTCTTCCACCATCTCTTTAAACTTTCCAGGTACAACTGAAGGCCAGACCTTGGAGGATGTAGATGGGTGTACCTTGCTTCACCTCGCTTGTGAAACTGCTGACATTGGCATGCTAGAACTTCTCTTACAGTATGGTGCAAATATAAATTCAACTGATTCGGGAGGTCAGACGCCACTCCACCGTTGTATTCTTAGAGGCGAAGCTGGACTTGCAAAAATGCTCCTCACAAG GGGAGCAGATCCACGTGCTGTCAATGGCAAAGATAAAACCCCACTTGAGCTTGCAGTAGAGTCCAAATTTGATGAGAGTGAGGTCCTTGCTCTATTATCAGACTCAAATGGCTGA
- the LOC133680764 gene encoding ADP-ribosylation factor GTPase-activating protein AGD3-like isoform X2 yields the protein MHFTKLDDSPMFRKQMQSLEEDAESLRERSLKFYKGCRKYTEGLGEAYDGDIGFASALETFGGGHNDPISLAFGGPVMTKFTIALREIGTYKEVLRSQVEHMLNDRLLQYVNIDLHEEARKRFDKASLLYDQAREKFLSLRKGTRSDIATLLEEELHNARAAFEQARFNLVTAISNVEAKKRFEFLEAVSGTMDAHLRYFKQGYELLHQMEPYIHQVLTYAQQSRERSNYEQAALSERMQEYKRQIDRESRWSSNGSNGSPNGDGIQAIGRSSHKMIEAVMQSAAKGKVQTIRQGYLSKRSSSLRGDWKRRFFVLDNRGMLYYYRKQCSKPSGSGGQLSGQRNSSELGSGLLGRWLSSHHHGGVHDEKSVAHHTVNLLTSTIKVDADQSDLRFCFRIISPTKNYTLQAESALDQMDWIEKITGVIASLLSSQAPERCLSASPLGSSHHRSASESSSFESTDFDPSAVDEYTSERSLAALHERALRSSQQQRASAEKPIDVLQRVCGNDKCADCGAPEPDWASLNLGVLVCIECSGVHRNLGVHISKVRSLTLDVKVWELSVISLFQSLGNAFANSVWEELLQSRSALQAELIPSGSFKSDKPQLLFISKPNPADSISIKEKFIHAKYAEKAFVRKPRDHQSTRSVAQQIWEAVRANDKKAVYRLIVNHEADVSAVYEQASCSSSLTRAKTVLLQELANPDNCCSSYSTGNSLDRSSTISLNFPGTTEGQTLEDVDGCTLLHLACETADIGMLELLLQYGANINSTDSGGQTPLHRCILRGEAGLAKMLLTRGADPRAVNGKDKTPLELAVESKFDESEVLALLSDSNG from the exons atgcatttcacAAAGCTCGATGACTCTCCTATGTTTCGCAAGCAG ATGCAATCACTGGAAGAAGATGCCGAATCATTGAGGGAGAGAAGTTTAAAGTTCTACAAAGGATGTAGAAAATATAC TGAAGGGCTTGGAGAGGCATATGATGGGGACATTGGTTTTGCCAGTGCTTTAGAAACTTTTGGTGGAGGGCATAATGATCCTATTAGTTTGGCTTTTGGAG GCCCTGTTATGACCAAATTCACCATAGCCTTGAGAGAAATTGGGACATACAAGGAAGTTCTCCGATCCCAg gttGAGCACATGCTGAATGACAGATTACTACAATATGTCAACATTGATTTGCATGAG GAAGCAAGGAAGCGTTTTGACAAGGCTAGCCTTCTTTACGACCAG GCTCGTGAGAAGTTTCTGTCACTGAGGAAAGGCACGAGGTCTGATATAGCTACTCTTTTAGAGGAG GAGCTTCATAATGCAAGGGCTGCGTTTGAGCAAGCTCGCTTTAATTTA GTAACTGCTATTTCTAATGTCGAAGCAAAAAAGAGGTTCGAATTTTTGGAAGCAGTCAGTGGGACAATGGATGCTCATCTACGTTACTTCAAACAG GGCTATGAGCTTTTGCATCAAATGGAGCCATACATTCATcag GTTTTGACTTATGCTCAACAATCAAGAGAAAGGTCTAACTATGAGCAGGCAGCTCTCAGTGAGAGGATGCAAGAGTACAAGAGGCAGATTGATCGTGAGAGTAGATGGTCTTCCAATGGTTCTAATGGATCTCCAAATGGAGATGGTATACAAGCCATTGGTAGAAGTTCACACAAAATGATAGAGGCTGTTATGCAATCTGCTGCAAAGGGGAAG GTTCAAACTATTAGACAAGGTTATCTGTCAAAACGATCCTCTAGCTTGAGAGGTGACTGGAAAAGAAGATTTTTTGTTCTCGATAACCGAGGAATGCTTTATTACTATCGCAAACAGTGCAGCAAACCTTCT GGTTCTGGGGGTCAACTTTCTGGTCAAAGGAATAGCTCTGAGCTTGGATCTGGATTGTTGGGTCGGTGGCTTTCTTCTCACCATCATGGTGGAGTGCATGATGAAAAGTCTGTCGCTCATCACACCGTGAACCTTCTTACATCAACAATCAAAGTTGATGCTGATCAGTCAGATCTGCGATTTTGCTTCAGGATCATTTCACCAACAAAGAACTACACATTGCAG GCAGAGAGTGCACTGGATCAAATGGATTGGATTGAAAAGATAACTGGGGTTATTGCTTCACTACTTAGCTCTCAAGCACCTGAGAGG tGTCTCTCGGCTAGTCCCCTGGGAAGCAGTCATCATCGGTCTGCCAGTGAGAGTAGTTCATTTGAAAGTACTGATTTTGATCCTTCTGCTGTCGATGAATATACATCTGAGAGGAGCCTTGCCGCTTTACATGAACGAGCATTGAGAAGTTCACAACAGCAGCGAGCCAGTGCAGAGAAGCCGATTGATGTGTTGCAAAGAGTTTGTGGAAATGATAAATGTGCTGATTGTGGTGCCCCTGAACCAGATTGGGCATCTTTAAATCTTGGAGTTCTTGTTTGCATTGAATGTTCTGGTGTTCACCGTAATCTTGGTGTGCATATATCGAAG GTAAGGTCACTTACACTTGATGTCAAGGTGTGGGAGCTTTCGGTCATAAGTTTGTTCCAGTCTCTCGGAAATGCCTTTGCTAACTCAGTCTGGGAGGAATTATTGCAGTCAAGAAGTGCCTTGCAGGCTGAACTCATCCCCTCAGG CTCATTCAAGTCGGATAAACCGCAGCTGCTTTTTATCAGCAAACCCAATCCTGCTGACTCTATATCAATAAAGGAGAAGTTTATCCATGCAAAG TATGCAGAAAAGGCATTTGTTCGCAAGCCAAGAGACCACCAAAGTACTCGATCAGTGGCACAACAAATCTGGGAAGCTGTTCGTGCTAATGACAAGAAGGCTGTATACCGGCTTATTGTTAATCACGAAGCAGATGTCAGTGCTGTGTATGAGCAAGCATCTTGTAGCTCTTCCCTGACACGTGCTAAAACAGTGCTATTGCAAGAGCTGGCCAACCCTGACAATTGCTGCTCTAGCTACTCAACAGGGAATTCGTTGGATAGGTCTTCCACCATCTCTTTAAACTTTCCAGGTACAACTGAAGGCCAGACCTTGGAGGATGTAGATGGGTGTACCTTGCTTCACCTCGCTTGTGAAACTGCTGACATTGGCATGCTAGAACTTCTCTTACAGTATGGTGCAAATATAAATTCAACTGATTCGGGAGGTCAGACGCCACTCCACCGTTGTATTCTTAGAGGCGAAGCTGGACTTGCAAAAATGCTCCTCACAAG GGGAGCAGATCCACGTGCTGTCAATGGCAAAGATAAAACCCCACTTGAGCTTGCAGTAGAGTCCAAATTTGATGAGAGTGAGGTCCTTGCTCTATTATCAGACTCAAATGGCTGA
- the LOC133680765 gene encoding inactive leucine-rich repeat receptor-like protein kinase CORYNE, producing the protein MGKRRYSTQISNNKDTSSLLFLFILCLYYTTVQCQESSKVTPPFPSTPTHSKNGLKRILVSIFLGVLTGLTGAVVFAFVVRFLVRYMKRTPILKGPVIFSPKITPKSLQSALENENQLLGSSSNGKYYRTVLDNGLTIAVKRFEPFEIVSPERQSKSVKRRIQQELEMLASLRHRNLMSLRAYVREPDRFSLVYDCVPTGSLEDAMNRVRENELQLGWEVRLRIAVGVIKGLRYLHFDCVPQILHYNLKPRNVILDAEFEPRLADFGLAKLTPNLDRATSGYSAPECFQNCRYTDKSDVFSFGMILGVLLTGRDPTDPFFRETASGGSLGPWLRHLQQAGEAREALDKSILGEEVEEDEMLMAVRIAAVCLSDMPADRPSSDELVPMLSQLHSF; encoded by the exons ATGGGGAAAAGAAGATACAGTACTCAAATTAGCAACAACAAAGACACATCTTCACTGCTTTTTCTGTTCATTCTTTGCTTATACTACACAACTGTACAATGCCAAGAAAGTAGTAAAGTCACACCTCCATTTCCTTCTACACCAACCCATTCCAAGAATGGACTCAAAAGAATACTTGTAAGCATCTTTTTAGGAGTCTTGACTGGATTGACAGGAGCCgttgtttttgcttttgtaGTCCGTTTCCTGGTCCGGTACATGAAGAGAACTCCAATTCTCAAAGGCCCGGTTATATTTTCTCCAAAAATCACTCCTAAAAGTCTTCAATCAGCTCTTGAAAATGAGAATCAGTTGCTAGGTTCAAGCTCCAATGGAAAGTATTACAGGACTGTGCTGGACAATGGGCTAACCATTGCTGTCAAGAGGTTTGAGCCATTTGAGATTGTCTCCCCGGAGAGGCAGAGCAAGTCAGTGAAGAGAAGGATACAGCAGGAGCTGGAAATGCTAGCTAGTTTGAGACATCGGAATCTGATGAGTTTAAGGGCTTATGTTCGCGAACCAGATAGGTTCTCTTTGGTTTATGATTGTGTGCCAACTGGGAGTCTTGAAGATGCAATGAACAGAGTGAGAGAGAATGAGTTGCAGCTCGGGTGGGAAGTTCGACTACGGATTGCCGTTGGGGTTATCAAAGGGCTTAGGTATCTTCATTTTGATTGTGTCCCTCAGATTTTGCATTATAATTTGAAGCCTAGGAATGTGATTTTGGATGCTGAGTTTGAACCAAGGTTGGCTGATTTTGGACTGGCTAAGCTTACGCCTAATCTGGATAGAGCTACATCTGGATATAGTGCTCCTGAGTGTTTCCAAAATTGCAG GTATACGGATAAAAGTGATGTTTTCAGCTTTGGGATGATATTGGGCGTTTTGTTAACTGGGAGGGACCCTACCGATCCATTCTTTAGGGAAACAGCTAGTGGGGGTAGTTTGGGTCCTTGGCTTCGGCATTTGCAGCAAGCAGGGGAGGCAAGGGAAGCGCTTGATAAGAGTATTCTTGGGGAAGAAGTTGAGGAAGATGAGATGCTCATGGCAGTGAGAATTGCTGCTGTTTGTCTATCAGATATGCCTGCAGATAGGCCTTCAAGTGATGAGCTTGTCCCCATGCTATCTCAACTGCATAGTTTTTGA